AAAAAAACAAACAGTTAACTCGTGTTTATGGAACTTCTTTCCCTAAACAAAAAGATTTAACCGAATATCTTGAACTTCTTGAGGAAGCAAAACGTCGCGATCACCGTAAACTTGGAAAAGAGCTTGAATTATTTGCTTTTTCTCAGAAAGTTGGTCAGGGCTTACCTTTATGGCTACCTAAAGGCGCTGCTTTAAGAGAACGTTTGGAGCAATTTTTGAAGAAAGCACAAAAGAAAGCTGGATACGAGCAAGTTGTTAGTCCGCATATTGGTCAAAAGGAACTTTATGTTACTTCTGGTCATTACGCTAAATATGGAGCTGATAGTTTCCAACCGATTCACACACCAGCCGAAGGAGAAGAATTTTTATTAAAACCAATGAACTGCCCTCACCACTGTGAGATTTACAATGTAAGACCTTGGTCATATAAAGATTTACCTAAGCGCTACGCTGAATTTGGTACTGTATATAGATATGAGCAATCTGGGGAATTACATGGTTTAACTCGTGTTAGAGGGTTTACTCAAGATGATGCGCATATTTTCTGTACTCCAGAGCAATTAGATGAAGAGTTCAAAAAAGTAATTGACCTTGTATTGTATGTATTTGGTTCTTTAGGATTTGAAAACTTTACTGCTCAGATTTCATTAAGAGATCAAGAAGATAGAGAAAAATACATTGGTACTGATGAGAACTGGGAAAAGGCAGAAAATGCTATTATCAACGCTGCAAAAGATAAAGGTCTTAATACTGTTGTAGAATATGGTGAAGCTGCATTTTATGGCCCGAAACTAGATTTCATGGTAAAAGATGCTTTAGGAAGACAATGGCAATTAGGAACAATTCAGGTAGATTATAACTTACCTGAGCGTTTTGAATTGACTTACAAAGGCGCTGACAATGAATTACATCGCCCTGTTATGATTCACAGAGCTCCTTTTGGATCTATGGAACGCTTTATAGCAATTTTACTAGAGCACACAGCAGGAAATTTCCCACTTTGGCTAATGCCTGAACAAGCTATTATCTTGTCTTTGAGCGAGAAATACGAAAATTATGCTAAAAAAGTTTTAGATTTGCTAGAAAATCACGAAATTCGCGCCCTAATTGACAACCGAAATGAAACTATCGGTAAGAAAATTAGAGATGCAGAGATGCAGAAAATTCCATTTATGCTTATCGTTGGTGAGGAAGAAGAGAAAAACGGAACGATTTCTATTCGTCGTCACGGACAAGAAGGAAAAGGTAATATTACAGTTTCTATCGAA
The Flavobacterium humidisoli DNA segment above includes these coding regions:
- the thrS gene encoding threonine--tRNA ligase — protein: MIKITLPDGSIREFAQGVTPMEVAKNISEGFARNVISASFNGTTIETETPLTTDGNLILYTWNDTEGKKAFWHSTSHVMAQALEELYPGIKLTLGPAIANGFYYDVDFEDQKISEADFKKIEDRILEIARGKFDFKMRPVTKAEALEMYKDNVYKTELISNLEDGTITFCDHSTFTDLCRGGHIPNTGIIKAVKIMSVAGAYWRGDEKNKQLTRVYGTSFPKQKDLTEYLELLEEAKRRDHRKLGKELELFAFSQKVGQGLPLWLPKGAALRERLEQFLKKAQKKAGYEQVVSPHIGQKELYVTSGHYAKYGADSFQPIHTPAEGEEFLLKPMNCPHHCEIYNVRPWSYKDLPKRYAEFGTVYRYEQSGELHGLTRVRGFTQDDAHIFCTPEQLDEEFKKVIDLVLYVFGSLGFENFTAQISLRDQEDREKYIGTDENWEKAENAIINAAKDKGLNTVVEYGEAAFYGPKLDFMVKDALGRQWQLGTIQVDYNLPERFELTYKGADNELHRPVMIHRAPFGSMERFIAILLEHTAGNFPLWLMPEQAIILSLSEKYENYAKKVLDLLENHEIRALIDNRNETIGKKIRDAEMQKIPFMLIVGEEEEKNGTISIRRHGQEGKGNITVSIEEFASIVDEEIKKTLKVFTV